CATCTCGTGGACTGCATCTTTCCCGCTCGTGACGACGAGCACTGAAGCCGGGCCTGATGCGCTGGATCGCTTGAACGCTCTGATAAAATCGACCTGCGTCATGTCCTCGATTTGTCCGACGATGACGAGTGCAGGCGCAACGATATCGCTCAGCTCAAAAGCTTCTGCAGCGGTATCGACAGACCAGACCTTGTACTGGAATTGTTTAAGAAGGGCTTTTATGCCTGACGAGCTTGATTTGTTACCGTCAACAACGAGCAGGAATTTCCGCTGGGAAGCGTTGTTGCTATTCACACGAGTGAGAACCATAAATTGCGATCCCAGTACTCCAGTAACAAGGGTAGAGAGATGAATTCCGAATATGCATCATAGTGTAATAAACTGTTTAAAAACAGTCAAGTTTTTTTAAATTTGTACCAAAAGCGGGAATACCAGATCAAAGTTTTTATTGCGACATCCAGGCACACAGTTTGGTACGATAGGGAAAACTCGGAACATTTAGGGGCAGGTCAATCGGAGGTTCGTTATGGCCGTTGTGGGGATCGGGCAGTGTGCCTGGGACATGCTCGCAGTTGTCGATCGCTTTCCACAAGCCGATACAAAAAAAGAAGTGCTTGCGTGGGAAGAGCAGGGAGGGGGACCGGTCGCAACGGCATTGGCTGCGCTGTCGCGTCTTGGCGTTTTTTGCCGGTTCTTCGGTGTTATTGGAGATGACCGGGAAGGCGCGGCGATCCGGCAGTCCCTGATCGAAGAAGGAGTCGACGTCACCGGCATGGTCAAGCGATCTAACGCCTCGTCCCAGACGGCATTCATTGCTATCGATAGATCGATAGGGTCGCGTACGATCTTCTGGAAACGGCCATCCTGCGATCCGCTCCGGATTGAAGAACTGCCGCCCGATTTCCCGAGCAATGCCGAGTTTCTTCTCCTTGACGGCCTGATGAAGGACGCTTCGCTGTTCGCTGCGCATCAGGCCAGGAAAGCGGGCATTCCAATCATGCTTGATGCGGGCCGCGTCAGAGAGGGAACGCTTGAGCTTGCCCGGCTCTGCGATTATGTGGTCGGATCTGAAGAGTTTGCGAGTGAGCTGGGGTGGAAGGATGATCCCGGAGTATTAGGGCAGGAGGTCAGGAAGCACGGTTTCGGCATCACGACGATAACCCTGGGCAGCCGTGGGAGCGTTACCTTTGCAGACGATGAAATCATTTCCTGCCCTGCCTTTCCCGTCGAGACTGTGGACACGACCGGCGCCGGCGACGTATTTCACGGCGGCTTTCTCTACGGTCTCCTTCGGAGGTGGCCGCTCAAAGAAACGATCCGGTTCGCGTCGGCCGTTGCCGCAATGAAGTGCAGGAAGCTCGGCGGAAGGGCGGGCATCCCGAAGCTTTCGGAAGCGCAGCAATTTCTCCAGGAGCGTACCTCTTAGCTCAGATCTTTACCAATGAAGAGGCGGCAGGGTAAATTTATACGTCCTTTCCGGGCACACTACTATTATGTATTTTTAGCGATAGGGACTGATATGCATTTTTGACGCTGATGACCGCGACTATCCTCCGACAGAACAGATCCGTCATGGCATCTTTTTTTGCTAAACTATATAACAGCGAAGAGGCTTTTTGCGATCATGACCGGGGAGATCACTTCAGGCCGCTTAAAAGTCGGAGGTTCAAGAAGGATTACGAGTCGTACCTGCTCATATCCCGGATCGGGAGGCTATATGGATATTAAGACATGCAAGCTATTGGCACGGTATAATCAAACGGCAAATCAAAAAATGGATGGCATA
Above is a window of Nitrospirota bacterium DNA encoding:
- a CDS encoding sugar kinase; the protein is MAVVGIGQCAWDMLAVVDRFPQADTKKEVLAWEEQGGGPVATALAALSRLGVFCRFFGVIGDDREGAAIRQSLIEEGVDVTGMVKRSNASSQTAFIAIDRSIGSRTIFWKRPSCDPLRIEELPPDFPSNAEFLLLDGLMKDASLFAAHQARKAGIPIMLDAGRVREGTLELARLCDYVVGSEEFASELGWKDDPGVLGQEVRKHGFGITTITLGSRGSVTFADDEIISCPAFPVETVDTTGAGDVFHGGFLYGLLRRWPLKETIRFASAVAAMKCRKLGGRAGIPKLSEAQQFLQERTS